A window of the Brassica napus cultivar Da-Ae chromosome A2, Da-Ae, whole genome shotgun sequence genome harbors these coding sequences:
- the LOC106394123 gene encoding protein NRT1/ PTR FAMILY 3.1-like: protein MEEKSKNKISEEEKQFHGSSSRPKGGLITMPFIFANEICEKLAVVGFHANMISYLTTQLHLPLTKAANTLTNFAGTSSLTPLLGAFVADSFAGRFWTITFASIIYQIGMTLLTISAIIPTLRPPPCKGEEVCVVADTAQLSILYIALLLGALGSGGIRPCVVAFGADQFDESDPKQTTKTWNYFNGYYFCMGAANLVAVTVLVYIQDNVGWGLGLGIPTVAMFLSVIAFVGGFRLYRHLIPSGSPFTRLIQVAVSAFRKRKLRMVSDPTLLYTNNEIDAPISLGGNLRHTKHMSFLDKAAIVTDEDNLKSGQIPNLWKLNTVHRVEELKSVIRMGPIGASGILLITAYAQQGTFSLQQAKTTNRHLTKSFQIPAGSMSVFTTVAMLSTIIFYDRFLVKIARKFTSLERGITFLHRMGVGFVISIIATLVAGFVEIKRKHVAIEHGLLDKPHTMVPISFLWLIPQYSLHGVAEAFMSIGHLEFFYDQAPESMRSTAMALFWMAISIGNYVSTLLVTLVHKFSAKSDGSNWLPDNNLNRGKLEYFYWLITLLQVVNLVYYLWCAKIYTYKPVQVHHSKEVNSSFRDEFELSNRSLVDA from the exons ATGGAGGAGAAGAGCAAGAACAAGATCAGTGAAGAAGAAAAACAGTTTCATGGGAGTTCAAGTCGACCAAAGGGAGGATTAATTACTATGCCCTTCATCTTCG CTAACGAGATATGTGAGAAACTGGCGGTGGTTGGGTTTCACGCAAACATGATAAGTTATCTAACAACACAGCTTCACCTTCCCTTAACCAAAGCAGCCAACACTCTCACTAACTTCGCCGGAACTTCGAGTCTCACTCCTCTTCTCGGTGCCTTTGTCGCCGACTCCTTCGCGGGCCGGTTTTGGACCATCACTTTCGCTTCCATCATCTACCAAATC ggCATGACACTACTGACGATATCAGCAATAATACCAACGCTAAGACCACCACCGTGTAAAGGAGAAGAGGTTTGTGTAGTAGCAGACACAGCACAGTTGAGTATACTGTACATAGCtcttcttcttggagctctCGGGTCGGGTGGGATCCGACCATGTGTTGTTGCTTTCGGTGCGGATCAGTTCGACGAGTCGGATCCTAAGCAAACCACCAAAACCTGGAACTACTTCAACGG GTACTATTTTTGCATGGGAGCAGCAAATTTAGTGGCCGTGACGGTTCTTGTGTACATCCAAGATAACGTTGGGTGGGGTCTAGGTTTAGGCATCCCGACAGTTGCTATGTTCTTATCCGTTATTGCTTTTGTCGGCGGTTTCCGGCTTTACCGTCATTTGATTCCATCCGGTAGTCCGTTTACCCGTTTAATACAAGTCGCAGTCTCAGCATTTCGCAAAAGGAAACTGAGGATGGTTTCTGATCCTACACTTCTCTATACCAACAATGAAATTGATGCTCCTATCTCCTTAGGTGGTAATCTCAGACACACCAAACACATGag TTTCTTGGATAAAGCAGCAATAGTGACTGACGAAGACAATTTGAAATCGGGTCAAATCCCAAACCTATGGAAGCTAAACACAGTCCACCGAGTCGAAGAGCTAAAATCTGTGATCCGAATGGGTCCAATTGGAGCTTCTGGGATCCTACTAATCACAGCCTATGCTCAACAAGGAACATTCTCTCTTCAACAAGCCAAAACCACGAATCGACACTTAACCAAATCATTCCAAATCCCGGCCGGTTCAATGTCCGTCTTCACAACTGTTGCAATGCTCTCCACTATCATCTTCTACGACCGCTTCTTGGTAAAAATAGCCAGAAAATTCACCAGCCTCGAGCGAGGAATCACATTCCTCCATCGTATGGGAGTTGGATTCGTAATCTCGATCATCGCAACTCTTGTCGCTGGATTTGTTGAGATCAAGCGCAAGCATGTTGCTATCGAGCATGGCCTTTTGGATAAACCACACACAATGGTTCCTATCTCGTTTCTTTGGCTGATTCCTCAGTACAGTCTCCATGGAGTTGCCGAGGCTTTCATGTCGATCGGACATTTGGAGTTTTTTTATGACCAAGCGCCGGAGAGTATGAGGAGTACTGCCATGGCGCTTTTTTGGATGGCCATTTCGATCGGGAACTATGTGAGCACTTTGCTTGTGACTTTGGTTCATAAATTCAGTGCCAAATCGGATGGAAGCAATTGGTTACCGGATAACAATCTAAACCGAGGAAAGCTTGAATACTTTTACTGGTTAATCACCTTGTTACAAGTAGTTAATCTCGTGTATTATCTCTGGTGTGCCAAGATTTACACGTATAAACCGGTTCAAGTGCATCATAGTAAGGAAGTCAATAGTTCGTTTAGAGATGAATTTGAGCTATCCAATAGGAGTTTAGTTGATGCATGA